The following are encoded together in the Candidatus Methylomirabilis oxygeniifera genome:
- the pimB gene encoding Acetyl-CoA acetyltransferase with thiolase domain (Acetoacetyl-CoA thiolase) (Evidence 2a : Function of homologous gene experimentally demonstrated in an other organism; PubMedId : 2883171; Product type e : enzyme) gives MKEAVIVAAARTAVGKAPRGTLCATPPVTMAATVIGDLLKRTPALAPEEIEDVIIGCAFPEAEQGMNMARVAALRAGLPYTVPGQTVNRFCSSGLQTIAIAAERIMAGFADVIIAGGAESMSLVPMSGNTYAPDPYLAEQYPAVYISMGNSAENLVQAYKVSREDQDRFALESHLKAAAAIRTGRFKDEIVPLTVTKKTFRSEGTPSVATDEVIFDCDEGVRFDTSAEALAKLPSVFHKNGTVTAGNSSQTSDGAAAVLVISREKAQQLGLKPLAIFRAFAVAGVPPDLMGIGPVEAIPKALKLAGLTIDQIDLIELNEAFAAQALAVIRKLGLPLERVNVNGGAIALGHPLGCSGAKLTATLLHEMQRRQARYGMVTMCIGGGMGAAGIFERVTR, from the coding sequence ATGAAAGAGGCGGTGATTGTGGCGGCGGCGAGAACGGCGGTGGGCAAGGCGCCGCGCGGTACCCTCTGTGCCACACCTCCTGTAACGATGGCGGCGACTGTAATCGGCGACCTCCTGAAGCGGACGCCCGCCCTGGCGCCTGAAGAGATCGAGGACGTGATCATTGGCTGCGCCTTTCCGGAAGCGGAACAGGGGATGAATATGGCGAGGGTCGCGGCGCTGCGGGCGGGGCTGCCGTATACCGTCCCGGGCCAGACGGTTAACCGCTTCTGCTCGTCCGGGCTACAGACCATTGCCATAGCCGCCGAGCGGATCATGGCCGGTTTTGCAGACGTGATTATCGCTGGTGGGGCCGAAAGCATGAGCCTGGTCCCAATGAGCGGAAATACCTACGCGCCCGATCCGTACCTTGCTGAGCAATACCCGGCCGTCTATATCTCGATGGGCAACAGCGCCGAAAATCTCGTTCAAGCGTACAAGGTGAGCCGGGAAGATCAGGACAGATTCGCGCTCGAGAGCCACCTCAAGGCGGCAGCCGCTATTCGAACAGGACGATTCAAGGATGAGATCGTTCCGCTCACCGTCACGAAGAAGACGTTCCGGAGCGAGGGTACGCCGAGCGTCGCGACCGATGAGGTAATTTTTGATTGCGACGAGGGGGTTCGATTCGACACCTCAGCCGAGGCGCTGGCCAAGCTTCCTTCCGTCTTTCATAAAAACGGCACCGTCACCGCCGGCAATTCCTCCCAGACCAGTGACGGTGCGGCTGCGGTGCTGGTGATATCACGAGAAAAGGCACAACAGTTGGGGCTGAAGCCGCTTGCAATCTTCAGGGCGTTCGCCGTCGCAGGCGTCCCGCCGGATCTGATGGGGATCGGACCGGTCGAGGCGATTCCGAAGGCGCTCAAGCTCGCGGGCCTTACCATTGACCAAATCGACCTGATCGAGTTGAACGAGGCGTTTGCCGCCCAGGCGCTTGCCGTCATTCGCAAGCTGGGACTGCCCCTTGAGCGAGTGAACGTCAACGGCGGCGCGATCGCCCTGGGTCATCCCCTCGGCTGCAGCGGCGCGAAACTGACGGCGACACTGCTGCATGAGATGCAGCGACGACAAGCCCGCTACGGGATGGTCACGATGTGCATCGGCGGAGGGATGGGCGCTGCGGGTATCTTTGAGAGGGTAACCAGATGA
- a CDS encoding 3-hydroxyacyl-CoA dehydrogenase/enoyl-CoA hydratase/isomerase family protein (fragment) has translation MKCGGYISGHDELIAKKLVGVLAGGDVVPGTLVSEAYLLDLEREAFLSLCGERKSQERMQHMLKTGKPLRN, from the coding sequence ATGAAGTGCGGGGGGTATATCAGCGGCCACGACGAACTGATCGCCAAAAAGCTTGTCGGCGTCCTGGCAGGCGGCGATGTAGTGCCTGGGACCCTGGTCAGCGAGGCGTACCTTCTGGATCTGGAGCGAGAGGCCTTCCTGAGTCTGTGCGGCGAGCGTAAGTCCCAGGAACGGATGCAGCATATGCTGAAGACCGGCAAGCCGCTGAGAAACTGA
- a CDS encoding 3-hydroxyacyl-CoA dehydrogenase NAD-binding precursor, with the protein MAFRIKRVAVLGAGVMGSGIAAHLANVGVPTHLLDIVPPELSEEDRRKGLSRESSAFRNRVAAKGLDTALKASPPAFFSAKDARLITVGNIDDHLGRLSEVDWIIEAAPERLEIKQALFAKVEAHRRPGTLISSNTSGIPIRLLAEGRSDDFRRHFLGTHFFNPPRYMKLLELIPGPDTLPEVMQRMPTFAERTLGKGIVFAKDTPNFIANRIAAFGLFTAMRLMIEGDYSIEEVDRLTGSAIGRPKTATFRTADLVGLDTVAHIAAYMADALPDAPERAAYTLPPFLPELVKRGWLGEKAGQGFYKRIKGANGSEILVLDYRTMEYGQQRPIAFPSLNMTQGIEDPGERLRAVAYADDRAGRYVWQLLCETLLYAADRIPEIADDIVSVDQAMKWGLGWELGPFELWDALGVEKASARMAQEGKTIPPLVTALFQSGAHSFYRREAGRQYAFDRGAATQVEIPERSGIIHLRILHERQQVVTRNPGASLLDLGDGVACLQFHSKNNTVGPDILQMMRTSLQQCAERFDALVIGNQGRHFCVGANLMAILFEAQEENWDDIELMIRAFQGANMALKYFEKPVVAAPFSMTLGGGCEICLHTARVRAAAETYIGLVEAGVGIIPAAGGCKEMLLRSLEGIPDGAEVDLLPFVRHAFETIAFAKVSTSARDAQRLGYLRRTDGFTMNQDHLLHDAKQVALGLVAEGYTPLSQKMTSGFWGRVP; encoded by the coding sequence ATGGCCTTTCGTATCAAGCGGGTAGCGGTTCTGGGGGCGGGCGTGATGGGGAGCGGCATCGCCGCCCACCTCGCCAATGTCGGGGTCCCCACCCACCTCCTCGATATCGTCCCGCCGGAGCTGAGCGAGGAAGATCGGCGCAAAGGACTCAGCAGGGAAAGCTCTGCGTTCCGCAATCGTGTCGCGGCCAAAGGTCTCGACACCGCTCTCAAGGCCTCTCCGCCCGCTTTCTTCTCGGCCAAAGACGCCCGCCTGATTACTGTCGGGAATATCGACGATCATCTCGGGCGGCTCTCTGAGGTCGACTGGATCATCGAGGCGGCCCCCGAACGGCTCGAGATCAAGCAGGCGCTCTTTGCCAAGGTTGAAGCCCACCGTAGACCGGGAACCCTCATCAGCAGCAACACCTCGGGGATCCCGATCCGGCTGTTGGCTGAGGGACGGTCTGACGACTTCCGTCGGCACTTTCTCGGCACGCACTTCTTTAATCCTCCGCGGTATATGAAACTCCTCGAACTGATCCCCGGCCCCGACACACTCCCGGAGGTGATGCAGCGGATGCCGACCTTTGCGGAACGGACGCTGGGTAAGGGGATCGTCTTCGCCAAGGATACTCCCAACTTTATCGCGAACCGGATTGCCGCCTTCGGCCTCTTCACCGCCATGCGACTGATGATTGAGGGTGACTATTCAATCGAGGAGGTGGACCGACTGACCGGAAGCGCGATCGGGCGTCCCAAGACCGCCACGTTTCGGACAGCCGACCTCGTTGGCCTTGATACGGTGGCGCATATTGCCGCCTATATGGCCGACGCTCTCCCGGACGCCCCGGAACGGGCGGCCTATACTCTTCCGCCGTTTCTTCCGGAACTGGTGAAACGCGGCTGGTTAGGCGAGAAGGCCGGGCAAGGGTTCTATAAACGTATCAAGGGGGCCAACGGAAGCGAAATCCTGGTCCTCGACTATCGCACGATGGAGTATGGGCAGCAGCGACCAATAGCCTTCCCTTCACTCAACATGACCCAAGGGATTGAAGATCCAGGCGAGCGACTTCGAGCGGTTGCCTATGCCGATGATCGTGCCGGCCGCTACGTATGGCAGCTCCTATGCGAAACACTACTCTACGCTGCAGATCGTATTCCTGAGATCGCCGATGACATCGTCAGTGTAGACCAGGCCATGAAGTGGGGCCTCGGATGGGAACTGGGGCCGTTCGAGCTGTGGGACGCGCTGGGGGTCGAGAAGGCGAGCGCCAGGATGGCGCAAGAGGGCAAGACCATCCCCCCGCTGGTGACTGCGCTGTTTCAGAGCGGCGCGCACAGCTTCTACCGTCGGGAGGCGGGACGGCAGTACGCCTTTGACCGCGGAGCGGCCACACAGGTTGAGATCCCGGAGCGGTCTGGAATCATTCATCTCCGAATATTGCACGAGCGGCAACAGGTGGTGACCCGCAATCCCGGTGCGTCGCTCCTCGACTTGGGGGATGGGGTCGCGTGTCTGCAGTTTCATTCCAAGAACAACACTGTCGGTCCTGATATCCTCCAGATGATGCGAACAAGTTTACAGCAGTGCGCCGAGCGATTTGACGCCCTCGTGATCGGAAATCAGGGAAGACACTTTTGCGTCGGCGCGAACCTGATGGCCATTCTCTTCGAGGCCCAGGAGGAGAACTGGGACGACATCGAACTGATGATACGAGCCTTCCAGGGCGCCAACATGGCGCTCAAGTATTTCGAGAAGCCGGTGGTCGCAGCCCCATTCTCTATGACCCTCGGCGGCGGGTGCGAGATCTGCCTGCACACCGCCAGAGTCCGCGCTGCCGCTGAAACCTACATCGGACTTGTGGAAGCAGGCGTCGGCATCATCCCTGCGGCCGGCGGCTGTAAGGAGATGTTGCTCCGGAGTCTGGAAGGGATCCCGGATGGGGCTGAGGTCGATCTGCTGCCGTTTGTCCGCCACGCCTTTGAGACGATCGCCTTCGCCAAGGTCTCTACCAGCGCAAGAGACGCGCAGCGGCTGGGCTATCTGAGGCGAACAGACGGTTTCACGATGAACCAGGATCACCTGTTGCACGACGCAAAGCAGGTGGCGCTTGGATTAGTTGCTGAAGGATATACCCCCCTCAGCCAAAAGATGACATCAGGGTTCTGGGGACGCGTGCCATAG
- a CDS encoding protein of unknown function (Evidence 5 : No homology to any previously reported sequences): MILFDWLYAFFEFMGRGFFALLLYWGAVALTWGRPDPSTSPAAVGRNAPCPCGSGLKAKRCCGG, encoded by the coding sequence ATGATCCTCTTCGACTGGCTCTATGCCTTCTTCGAGTTTATGGGGCGCGGCTTCTTCGCGCTGCTGCTGTACTGGGGGGCCGTCGCACTGACATGGGGCCGACCCGACCCGTCCACGAGCCCAGCCGCCGTCGGCCGCAATGCGCCCTGCCCCTGCGGCAGCGGCCTGAAGGCCAAGCGCTGCTGCGGGGGGTGA
- a CDS encoding protein of unknown function (Evidence 5 : No homology to any previously reported sequences) produces the protein MSSPPAGSAGLPGFVQALRGNWRGALLRFAGSFLLLALLWLALAPVYAHLLAGLARPLMPLLESAPDTRYLVEGTAVVAERPFRRRAPNAVDAIRQPLRDTVGQYPPALLAALILATPGWSWRRRSRALAWSLGLLVLTDLVAFLVTIEYTKLWPTRLRAASLSRPTTLAPR, from the coding sequence TTGTCGTCGCCGCCTGCTGGCTCGGCTGGATTACCCGGCTTCGTCCAGGCGCTTAGGGGGAACTGGAGAGGCGCCCTCCTGCGCTTCGCCGGGAGCTTCCTCCTCCTCGCGCTGCTCTGGCTGGCCCTCGCGCCCGTGTACGCCCACCTGCTCGCCGGCCTCGCGCGCCCGCTCATGCCGCTGCTGGAATCGGCGCCCGACACCCGCTACCTCGTCGAAGGCACCGCCGTCGTAGCCGAGCGGCCGTTCCGGCGCCGGGCTCCCAATGCGGTGGACGCGATCCGGCAGCCGTTGCGCGATACCGTCGGGCAGTACCCCCCCGCCCTCCTGGCCGCGCTGATCCTGGCAACGCCCGGTTGGTCCTGGCGGCGGCGTAGCCGGGCCCTCGCCTGGAGCCTCGGCCTGCTGGTTCTGACCGATCTTGTCGCCTTCCTCGTGACCATTGAGTACACGAAGCTCTGGCCGACCCGACTACGGGCGGCATCGCTATCTCGACCGACTACTCTCGCTCCAAGATGA
- a CDS encoding membrane protein of unknown function (Evidence 5 : No homology to any previously reported sequences) has product MRFCLRFSAYTIAAFLFLYGLNDLIVVPSTRWIAWLTHGLLRGAGVQASVSGASVGIPGFAVEIKNNCNALYEIGLYGAAVLAYPASFRLRLAGFLLGAAVLYVVNLLRVVSLLALGRYWPGGFQAAHLYVWQALFLVVVAACWLGWITRLRPGA; this is encoded by the coding sequence GTGCGCTTCTGCCTCCGCTTCTCGGCGTATACCATCGCAGCGTTCCTCTTCCTTTATGGGCTGAATGACCTGATCGTGGTCCCCTCCACCCGATGGATTGCGTGGCTCACGCACGGGCTGCTGCGAGGCGCCGGCGTTCAGGCCTCGGTCTCCGGAGCGTCCGTCGGCATCCCCGGCTTTGCGGTCGAGATCAAGAATAATTGTAACGCCCTTTATGAAATCGGCCTCTACGGGGCGGCGGTTCTGGCCTACCCGGCCTCATTCCGCCTGCGACTGGCCGGCTTTCTCCTCGGGGCTGCGGTTCTCTATGTCGTCAACCTCCTCCGGGTCGTGAGCCTGCTCGCCCTCGGGCGCTACTGGCCCGGCGGTTTTCAGGCCGCGCATCTCTATGTCTGGCAAGCCCTCTTCCTCGTTGTCGTCGCCGCCTGCTGGCTCGGCTGGATTACCCGGCTTCGTCCAGGCGCTTAG
- a CDS encoding PilT protein domain protein produces the protein MRIVLDTNVLISALAFPGSKPDQILYRIRRGEIELFISPFILSELDRVLRETFRFAKKEADIRVNAIRAMAHVMTPTERITVVTANDDDNRILECVAAAQAEFLVTGDKEHLLPLGSYRGTTIVTPAQFLDLPVPR, from the coding sequence ATGCGGATTGTCCTTGACACCAATGTCTTGATCTCCGCCCTGGCTTTCCCGGGGAGCAAGCCGGATCAAATCCTGTATCGCATCCGCAGAGGAGAAATCGAGCTGTTCATCTCCCCTTTCATCCTGTCCGAGCTCGACCGCGTTCTGCGAGAGACATTCCGCTTCGCGAAAAAGGAGGCGGACATTCGGGTCAATGCAATCCGTGCCATGGCCCATGTGATGACACCCACAGAGCGGATTACCGTCGTGACAGCCAACGATGATGATAACCGCATCTTGGAGTGTGTGGCTGCGGCGCAGGCGGAGTTCCTGGTCACTGGTGATAAAGAGCATCTGCTGCCTCTAGGATCCTACCGCGGCACCACGATCGTCACCCCGGCCCAATTCCTCGATCTGCCGGTACCTCGTTAA
- a CDS encoding protein of unknown function (Evidence 5 : No homology to any previously reported sequences) translates to MRTTKTWTISLPPKLSREAERTAKEENRTKSELLREALRLYLEDQRWRKLQRKTALHAQALGIRTEEDVDRIVHAVRK, encoded by the coding sequence ATGCGCACCACCAAGACATGGACTATTTCGCTTCCGCCTAAGCTCAGCAGAGAGGCCGAACGAACAGCCAAGGAGGAAAATCGAACGAAGAGCGAACTCCTCCGGGAAGCCTTGCGCCTGTACCTTGAGGACCAACGCTGGCGGAAACTTCAGCGCAAGACCGCCCTCCACGCCCAGGCGCTCGGAATCAGAACGGAGGAGGATGTGGATCGAATCGTGCACGCGGTCCGCAAATAA
- a CDS encoding exported protein of unknown function (Evidence 5 : No homology to any previously reported sequences), with protein MCRHAFLAIIAFARPVAAFPALFILLLLPPTPAFAATKNLNGSVGGCPLGSNWSTSACWTPAGAPGTGDDVVIDMSQGAGGAACPTNYDLPSTVQLHSLTMNSCNGGGGILAIAGGPIVLQSGGTITDTFNNANTSPADSVPGVTLNGSTTFSLATSGGNADALHFTGAITGTGPLTLSSTGPTDGLQLLTVNSYTGATTVSGTARVRFDVNGAVPTSSALTVNGSALFQAASTIGSLAGGGNVFMNGSNALTVGGDNTSTTFSGVYQNSGGAAALTKAGTGTLTLSGANTYTGATTVNAGTLAVNGSIASPVTVNSGGTLGGTGTFNAVTVNNGGTLGPGLSTGIMNTGNLTLTSGSTLTIEINGPTVGTQYDQVNVTGTVTLGGATLNVVLGFTPTAGQVFTIINNDSTDAVTGTFAGLPEGATFTVGSTQFHISYVGSNDVTLTAVGTQAIPTLSEWAQLAMVALLVGGGLLALRRHVRPA; from the coding sequence ATGTGTCGTCACGCGTTTCTCGCAATCATTGCGTTCGCCCGGCCCGTTGCAGCTTTTCCGGCGCTTTTCATCCTGCTATTGCTGCCTCCCACGCCAGCCTTCGCCGCCACCAAAAACCTGAATGGCAGTGTCGGTGGCTGTCCTTTGGGCTCGAACTGGTCAACCAGCGCCTGCTGGACTCCGGCGGGCGCGCCGGGGACAGGCGACGATGTCGTCATCGATATGAGCCAAGGGGCGGGCGGGGCCGCGTGTCCCACGAATTACGATCTGCCGTCCACAGTTCAACTGCATTCCCTCACGATGAATTCCTGCAACGGCGGTGGCGGCATCCTGGCAATTGCCGGCGGCCCGATCGTGCTCCAAAGCGGCGGCACCATCACCGATACCTTCAATAACGCCAACACCAGCCCGGCTGACAGTGTTCCTGGGGTGACACTTAACGGCTCGACCACCTTCTCGCTGGCTACCTCAGGCGGCAATGCCGACGCTTTGCATTTCACAGGCGCCATCACTGGAACGGGTCCTCTTACGCTATCGAGCACGGGGCCAACCGACGGCCTCCAGCTCCTCACCGTCAACTCGTACACCGGCGCGACCACCGTTAGTGGCACCGCACGCGTCCGATTTGATGTCAATGGTGCCGTCCCGACCAGCAGCGCGCTCACCGTCAACGGCAGCGCGCTCTTCCAGGCCGCCAGCACCATCGGCTCGCTGGCCGGGGGCGGCAACGTATTTATGAACGGCAGCAACGCGCTGACCGTCGGCGGCGACAACACCAGCACCACCTTCTCCGGCGTGTATCAGAACAGCGGCGGCGCGGCGGCGCTGACCAAGGCCGGCACCGGCACGCTGACGCTCTCGGGCGCGAACACCTACACCGGCGCCACGACCGTGAACGCGGGGACGCTCGCGGTCAACGGGTCGATCGCCTCGCCGGTGACGGTGAACTCGGGCGGCACGCTCGGCGGCACGGGCACGTTCAATGCCGTGACCGTGAACAACGGCGGCACACTGGGCCCCGGGCTTTCGACCGGGATCATGAACACCGGCAACCTGACGCTGACTTCCGGCAGCACGCTGACCATCGAGATCAACGGCCCCACGGTCGGGACGCAGTACGACCAGGTCAACGTGACGGGGACGGTGACCCTCGGTGGCGCCACGCTGAACGTGGTCCTCGGCTTCACGCCGACAGCAGGGCAAGTGTTCACGATCATCAACAATGACAGTACCGACGCCGTGACGGGAACGTTCGCCGGATTGCCCGAGGGCGCGACGTTCACGGTCGGCAGCACGCAATTCCACATTTCGTACGTGGGCAGCAACGATGTCACGCTGACTGCCGTCGGGACTCAGGCGATTCCCACCCTGTCGGAGTGGGCGCAGCTTGCCATGGTCGCGCTCCTGGTCGGCGGCGGCCTCCTCGCCCTGCGCCGCCACGTCCGTCCCGCGTAG
- a CDS encoding protein of unknown function (Evidence 5 : No homology to any previously reported sequences), whose amino-acid sequence MGHAAPPAPWLISMTTSSPVPGAPAGVQQALVDQFEPKGQPPTLPFRFLVAAKAGVGGSNSRMKSAGKAATGRANAMIARNA is encoded by the coding sequence GTGGGACACGCGGCCCCGCCCGCCCCTTGGCTCATATCGATGACGACATCGTCGCCTGTCCCCGGCGCGCCCGCCGGAGTCCAGCAGGCGCTGGTTGACCAGTTCGAGCCCAAAGGACAGCCACCGACACTGCCATTCAGGTTTTTGGTGGCGGCGAAGGCTGGCGTGGGAGGCAGCAATAGCAGGATGAAAAGCGCCGGAAAAGCTGCAACGGGCCGGGCGAACGCAATGATTGCGAGAAACGCGTGA
- a CDS encoding protein of unknown function (Evidence 5 : No homology to any previously reported sequences), whose translation MGDTMHAWAIPLGDVIYDRAIGEHTWVTGDGKSGAEGYCDGCRFGTASLTSADTPPDSYYCDHARWKNGVYTPPSNARELGKVQGDTGKASCIGGREVGKFMGIPAQAGIVYAINGVCHQLANRILYGTGLTTKDAKGAVAMTLLFGVYGELVPVGILALFGLPLYLAGLAVQVWDVIDWSVIRSSCNAGMAMSSEVDPETREYLQALAELHAKPVDSRAREEWTADDIFEIQQVMHKRTIQEIELSVQYYGRGIDSAKLRELIAFWTKVHAPARATLDRLLGKGAKFTPASLPAKSMSESEARCVAYAFNFYAGLIVRQVANILGPADFGRFHGHAPEEALVLIEPDILIGSAT comes from the coding sequence ATGGGAGATACTATGCATGCTTGGGCTATTCCACTCGGTGATGTCATATACGACCGGGCCATTGGCGAGCACACTTGGGTCACTGGAGACGGAAAATCAGGAGCAGAAGGCTATTGTGATGGATGCCGATTTGGGACGGCCTCCCTTACAAGTGCCGACACCCCACCGGACTCGTACTACTGTGACCATGCCCGGTGGAAAAATGGAGTATACACTCCTCCAAGCAATGCCCGGGAGCTGGGCAAAGTACAGGGCGACACAGGCAAGGCGAGCTGTATTGGCGGCAGGGAGGTAGGTAAGTTTATGGGGATCCCAGCACAGGCTGGAATCGTCTATGCGATCAATGGCGTCTGTCATCAACTGGCAAACCGCATTCTTTACGGGACTGGACTCACAACGAAGGATGCTAAAGGCGCCGTGGCGATGACCCTCCTCTTTGGAGTTTATGGAGAACTAGTGCCAGTAGGGATTCTTGCTCTGTTTGGGCTCCCTCTGTACCTTGCAGGACTCGCTGTGCAGGTGTGGGATGTTATCGACTGGAGCGTCATAAGATCCAGCTGCAATGCTGGCATGGCCATGTCTTCGGAGGTGGATCCCGAAACACGCGAATATCTGCAAGCATTGGCAGAACTCCACGCCAAGCCGGTCGACTCCAGGGCACGAGAGGAATGGACTGCCGACGACATCTTCGAGATTCAGCAAGTGATGCATAAGAGGACCATCCAAGAGATAGAACTGTCAGTTCAATATTATGGCCGAGGCATCGATTCGGCAAAACTCAGAGAGTTGATCGCATTTTGGACGAAGGTGCATGCCCCGGCTCGCGCGACCTTGGACAGGCTCCTCGGGAAAGGGGCGAAATTCACCCCGGCATCGCTGCCTGCCAAATCAATGAGCGAATCTGAGGCAAGATGCGTCGCTTACGCTTTTAACTTTTATGCTGGGCTGATAGTAAGACAAGTCGCCAACATACTTGGTCCAGCTGATTTTGGGCGATTTCATGGGCACGCGCCAGAAGAGGCGCTTGTTCTGATTGAGCCAGATATTCTAATAGGCTCTGCGACCTGA
- a CDS encoding protein of unknown function (Evidence 5 : No homology to any previously reported sequences), translated as MLGLFHSVMSYTTGPLASTLGSLETENQEQKAIVMDADLGRPPLQVPTPHRTRTTVTMPGGKMEYTLLQAMPGSWAKYRATQARRAVLAAGR; from the coding sequence ATGCTTGGGCTATTCCACTCGGTGATGTCATATACGACCGGGCCATTGGCGAGCACACTTGGGTCACTGGAGACGGAAAATCAGGAGCAGAAGGCTATTGTGATGGATGCCGATTTGGGACGGCCTCCCTTACAAGTGCCGACACCCCACCGGACTCGTACTACTGTGACCATGCCCGGTGGAAAAATGGAGTATACACTCCTCCAAGCAATGCCCGGGAGCTGGGCAAAGTACAGGGCGACACAGGCAAGGCGAGCTGTATTGGCGGCAGGGAGGTAG
- a CDS encoding protein of unknown function (Evidence 5 : No homology to any previously reported sequences), whose product MAFTKAPNVAQYQGANWSNLKKRVPNCTPAGAQRIAMRDPSITFFFYCRDPINLRAKGSFNRGERNRAIVKAALRHGYSQAAIATHLGLHHSSVSKVIKQKVSHDSRFKT is encoded by the coding sequence ATGGCCTTCACAAAAGCCCCCAACGTCGCCCAGTATCAGGGTGCCAACTGGTCCAACCTCAAGAAGCGGGTCCCGAACTGTACCCCGGCCGGTGCGCAGCGCATCGCCATGCGCGATCCCAGCATTACGTTCTTCTTCTATTGTCGCGACCCGATTAACCTGAGAGCTAAAGGGTCGTTCAATCGAGGCGAGCGGAACCGGGCGATCGTGAAGGCAGCGCTGCGGCACGGCTACTCGCAGGCGGCGATCGCGACGCATCTGGGGCTTCATCACTCGTCGGTGAGCAAAGTGATCAAGCAGAAGGTATCGCATGATTCAAGATTCAAGACCTGA
- a CDS encoding Putative mannan endo-1,4-beta-mannosidase 9 precursor (Beta-mannanase 9) (Endo-beta-1,4-mannanase 9) (OsMan9) (OsMANP) (fragment) (Evidence 3 : Function proposed based on presence of conserved amino acid motif, structural feature or limited homology) — protein sequence MARPAGVTLNAGGGTVDTNGFNAAWLTSRATR from the coding sequence TTGGCGAGGCCGGCCGGCGTGACGCTCAACGCGGGCGGCGGCACCGTCGACACCAATGGCTTCAATGCGGCGTGGCTCACGTCACGGGCGACGCGATAG
- a CDS encoding protein of unknown function (Evidence 5 : No homology to any previously reported sequences), producing the protein MNARRSNIYNVATLKVIVVFPARMSRKKRDERGSRLILPHAGSPDPVRPCRTPSHGLSRRLP; encoded by the coding sequence ATGAACGCCCGCAGAAGCAACATCTATAACGTGGCAACGTTGAAGGTTATTGTGGTCTTCCCCGCGAGGATGTCAAGGAAAAAGCGGGATGAAAGGGGGTCGCGTCTGATCCTGCCTCACGCTGGGTCCCCTGATCCGGTCAGGCCATGTCGCACCCCGTCGCATGGCCTCTCCCGGCGCCTCCCGTAG
- a CDS encoding conserved protein of unknown function (Evidence 4 : Homologs of previously reported genes of unknown function), translated as MTIQDLIEAIRRHRIRITDHADEEAQADRLSFEETFYSVFQGEIIEEYPEDKPYPSCLVHGESFKGEPIHSVWAYNSTNG; from the coding sequence GTGACCATTCAGGACCTCATCGAAGCGATTCGCCGGCATCGCATACGTATCACAGACCACGCTGATGAGGAGGCGCAGGCCGACCGCTTGTCTTTTGAAGAGACGTTCTACAGCGTATTCCAAGGCGAGATCATTGAAGAGTATCCTGAAGACAAGCCATACCCGAGCTGTCTGGTCCATGGCGAAAGTTTCAAGGGCGAACCGATTCACAGCGTTTGGGCGTATAATAGCACCAACGGGTAG